In Deinococcus ruber, the sequence TGGTGCGGCTGACTGTGGGGAGTGGGAGCGCGGCGACTGGTCGTGACGGCTACTGACTTCGGGCGGTGCTGCTCGATCAGCGCGGCTGTCTGCTGGCGATCGCGGCGGCTCACGGGTTCCTCCCCAGCGCCGGGCTGAACGAACGGTTTGTCCACTCTTCACGGATCCTGCGCTGTTCCTGCGCCGGCGCTGCGTGGCCGTCTCGGACACTGAACGGCATGCGCAGGGGACGAGCGTCCTGCCACCAAGGAGAGTACCTATGAAGGCACTGAAGATCGTGACCGCTGTGTTCCTGACCGCCAGCTTGTTGAGTGCGCCCGCGTTTGCCCAGCAGACCACCACGTCCGCCGCGCAGATCACCGCACCGGCAGTCGATCAAGGCCTGGATCTGTATGTGGACGGCACCCTCATTGCCTCGGGGGCTCTGGCGTACTCCAATACCATCGTCACGCTGGGTGCAGCAGGCTACTCGACCATCACCGCATATCCGCATGGGGCGGCCAGGACGGCAGCGCCGGTGTACAGCGTCAATTACTTCTCCACCGTGCCGAATCAGGTGGTGCATCTCAATATCGGGGGCGGGTACAGCGTGTTCGTGTACTGAGGGGGTGGAAGCTTCGTGCGTCATAGTTGCACCTCCAGGAAGGCGGCGATTTCTCGAAGGGCGGTCTCGTCATGGACCTGCACGGCGGTAAACCGCAGCAGCGTCAGACCCGCCGTGGCGGCGGCGTTATATTTTTCGAGGTCGCGCCCATAGCGGTCGCGTTTCCGGTGGTTGATTCCCTCGAGTTCGACGGCCAACTGCCGCTCTGGGAAAAAATAATCGAGCCTCCATTTTCGCGGAGGGAGGAAGCGGTGTTCCCTGATGTAGCGGAGGCCGGCGGCGTCCAATTGCGCCGCCAGCACGCTGCCGATGTCCTCCTGAGCCTCGGCATGTTGGATGGCCTGTGACAGACCAGGCACCCGCGCAGCGAGATGCGGGTGCTTCCTGGCGTAGGTTTTGAGCAGCCGTGTGGTGCTCAGACGTCAACCTCCAGCACCTCGATGATCAGGACGTCGGTGGCTCGCCACAGCCGCCACCAGGGGCGACGGACTTGAGCACGGGCCAGCCCGAAGTGCCCCGCCTCGCTCCACTGCCGGATCACCGTCTGCGCCACCTCGGTGACGTCCCACCCGGCCCATAGACCGTGCAGGATGCAGCCGTCCGCCGCGTGGTACAGCACGAAGGGCGGGATGTGGCGGTGCAGCGTGTCCTGGGTGGCGAGCGTGGGGGCCGCGTGCGGCATCCGCGATACGTCCGGTGCGGGCGTCACGTCGTCACCCGTTCGGGAGGCGTTTGGTCAAACAGCTCGGGATGTGTGTGTTTGAACAGGTGATCCAGCTCGTCTTCACCGGCCGGGGTCAGGATGTACGTCCCGACGGCGGCCCGCGCAATCAAGCCGCGCTTGAGGAGGCTGTCGATGATCTTCCGGCCCGCAACTTCAGACATCCTGCCGACTGGGTCTGCCTGTTGAAGTAACTGCTCGACATTCCTGGGTTCGCCGCTGCAGGCTTCCAGGAAGCGGGCGCGGTTGCTGCCCGGCGTCAGCCCCTTCAAGGCCGCGCCTCGTTTGGACCGCTTCGGTGTGGTGCGGGTCGTCCTTGAGCACGTAGGCTGAGAGCATGGATTCGCTGCTCGCCGATCTGCTCTCCCAGGCCCCCGACCGCGTGCTGACCAGCGCCAGTGCCGTGAACCACACGCGGGACGCCGCGCTGCTGACACGCCTCGCGGCGGCGCTGCCACAGATCCGCCGACAGACCCAGGACCTGGACTTGGGAGGCCTGCTCTTTCCGAACAGCCAGCATGTCCAGCAGGCCATCCGGGTGATCGAGAACCATCAGTCGGGCGGCTGCTTTTGTCAGGTGTACCCAGGGTATGTGTTCTATAACCCGGAGGCGGAGGCGCAGGCGGGACATGTACGGATCACGCGCCAGGATGCGCCCGACTGGAACATGACGTATGACTGTGTCTGCACGGTGTGTGGACGCACGTACGCGGTGCAGCAGGGGGAATACCACTACACCTGGTGGGAGTGGCGTGCGGTGAAGGATGGCCTTCGTCCGTAGGGGGCGGCGTCGGGAGTTGCGTTGAACACCGTGCGTCATAGGTTCACCAGCGTCCAGGCTGGACAGAGAGGGGGGTGGGCAGTTGGAGCGGGTGTTTCCGCCGTGTCGTCCGGTAGGTGGACAGGCGCAGGGACTTCGAATGTGACGATTTGAAGTCGCCAGCATCCACACAGCGGGTGTGACCGGGCGTCTCGACGACCACCGCGACGCGCGCCGGACAGTAGGGATGGTCGAGTGGCCAGCGCAGGCTGTGCGAGACCGTGCCGGTGAGCGGGCGACCGTCCAGCAGATACCGAACGGTGGTGCCGCGTGCGGGCAGCGCATCGAACTGCGCCTGCTGGTGGGCCAGCGCTTCGGCAGGCGAGGGTGTGGCCGGTGTGCGGTCCTGGCCTGCAAAGTTGAGGCGCTTGAAGCGCACTGCTTCTGCTGCTTGATTCAAAGTCGTGACGGTCAGTCCCTGGCGCTTCATGACAGCTTCGAAGCGCTGGGCCTCCTGTTCGGACGGTGGGATGGTGACGGCGTGCAGCAGGCCGTTGGGTTTGGTAGCGATCTGCACGTCCATCAGGAAGGCTCCGGGCCCAGTCGCTTTAACATGCCATTACGACTTATTGAGAGAAATTCCACCTTGCTTCGCGAGTCAGAATTTTGCACAGCCACAGCGTTTATGCTCGCGCCATGCGGTTTAGCCCCCCGAGCATGATCGAGGCGCAGGGGCGGCGTGTGTACGTGCTCCTGGCGACGCTTGCCTGTCTGGGCCAGCTCGGGATCAGCGGTCTGGATCTCGTATATGGATCGGGGCTCCGATGGGATTCGTTGTATGGGGCGGTGCTGTGTGGCGCGCTGATTCCCCTTCTCCGGAAGCGGCTTGTCCCGCTCCATATGGTGGATTACGGCTTGGTTGCGGCGGCCTCGCTGGGCTTGGCTATCCTGCTGTACGGCGCATATCAGCACGATGAGCCTCCGACGCCCAGAATGTATTTCATCGGCATCTTCCTGTTCTTGGCGGCTTACCGGGTTCTGCCTTCGTGGTTCGCGAACGGCTATTCGGCAGTTCTGTACGCTGTTTTCGTGGTGTTGACCGTGGTAAAGCGGGGTGACCTGACCCTGGTGGTCGAGTTGGCAATGGTCGTGCTGTTGATCATGCATCTGTCGATGTTCGGGCGACGGGTGACGGCCAACCGGATCGAGTTGGCGATATTCGAGAGGTTGGCGCGGACGGATGTGCTGACGGGACTTGAGAATCGCCGGGCGATGTACGAACGACTGGATCACGCGTTCAACCGTGGGCAGCACGACGCGGCGGTGTTGCTGTTCGACATCGATTTTTTCAAAGCGGTGAATGATCAGTACGGACATCCCGTTGGCGATGAGGTGTTGCAGGCAGTGGCGGCAATTTTGCAGCGGGTTAACGTTCATCCGTATGCTGTTTCGCGCTGGGGTGGGGAAGAGTTTCTGGTACTGCTGGAGGCTGCCATGCCGCAGGAGGCGGTGGCGACAGCACAACGAGTGCTGGCAGAGATTCGGATAGCTTCCATGCCCCACGCCATTCGGCTGACGGCGAGCTGTGGCGTCGCCTGTGCCAAGGACGCCACATCGGTGGCGGCGTGGTTGCTCTGTGCGGACGAGCATCTGTATGCCGCTAAGGCCGGGGGTCGCGACCGGGTTCACCCGGTGATCTTCCAGGAACCGCCCGCCGCGTAACGGTTGGGAAGGGTTGGAATTCACATGCCTACCCACACGGCGATCACCTGCACCAGTCATTTTGAGGCGCTTGAAGCGCGCTGCTGCTGCCTGGGTCAAGCGCGTGACCGTGAGTCCCTGGCGGGTCATGGTGGTTGCGAAATGACACGCCTCCACTTCGGTTTGGGGAATGCTGACGGCGTGCAGTGTGCCATTCAGTTTGGTAGCGATTTGAACGTCCGAACGTCCATTAGGCGGCCCCGCTTTCATGGAAGGGGTGTCT encodes:
- a CDS encoding DUF559 domain-containing protein; this translates as MPGLSQAIQHAEAQEDIGSVLAAQLDAAGLRYIREHRFLPPRKWRLDYFFPERQLAVELEGINHRKRDRYGRDLEKYNAAATAGLTLLRFTAVQVHDETALREIAAFLEVQL
- a CDS encoding GGDEF domain-containing protein, with the protein product MIEAQGRRVYVLLATLACLGQLGISGLDLVYGSGLRWDSLYGAVLCGALIPLLRKRLVPLHMVDYGLVAAASLGLAILLYGAYQHDEPPTPRMYFIGIFLFLAAYRVLPSWFANGYSAVLYAVFVVLTVVKRGDLTLVVELAMVVLLIMHLSMFGRRVTANRIELAIFERLARTDVLTGLENRRAMYERLDHAFNRGQHDAAVLLFDIDFFKAVNDQYGHPVGDEVLQAVAAILQRVNVHPYAVSRWGGEEFLVLLEAAMPQEAVATAQRVLAEIRIASMPHAIRLTASCGVACAKDATSVAAWLLCADEHLYAAKAGGRDRVHPVIFQEPPAA